A stretch of Lepisosteus oculatus isolate fLepOcu1 chromosome 11, fLepOcu1.hap2, whole genome shotgun sequence DNA encodes these proteins:
- the wwc1 gene encoding protein KIBRA — MPRKELPLPQGWEEARDFDGRVYYIDHINKTTSWIDPRDRQTKPLTFADCIGDELPVGWEEAYDPKVGAYYVDHNTKTTQLEDPRAQWQWEQENMLREYLEVAQDALNAQREIYQVKEQRLKLAQQEYRQLNEVWKDKSTSRTSLNSGSSSSSKYDPEILKAEIVTAKSRVNKLKRDLAHMRQELQYKEQGYETLKEIDQKVSQAPCGYKLHEAQAILNEVKSIKDAISLGEKEKKELMQKLAILKDGFRLTSGSQSDLWDSTSSLADSSLSIPHLYSDAESQTDLPGDLALSSNNKLAEKVRLSLKYEEAKRRIANIEVQIAKLDSEAWPGLLDPERDRLILISEKEELLKELQYVRPRRREPDDVAKIETEKKRLERDLQAARDNQSKALTERLKLHSRRNKLVKELEETARLASSLHSQLKSLSASTLSCSSGSSRGSLASSRGSLAASSPGSSSSLSFTDLYGDPPEPGDPDFQGRLDCVLQEGAAGFRPSSSITTIHENEVIRTPGAAPGPPRGQVPRLSETPRSMSSLSPRSSFSSLSPPCSPLLRDPTFLGGEAFLGHGGAGLDLELQGRLAELQLDGSGQPSAEGQHAPPPRSAAQELHATQGSTTAGAEAGRDGSAPGRGPGPVLKRPGVSSAVSDESVAGDSGVYEPSERRPTRPADVVLNSDEGGSIGTAQIQLGMKYDARERRFAVFVVQLCNASVLPLPLDEKIYVRVAVLPCPQTTSCLFRTRASIPQDKLEFSEVFGVSVSLGALRQKTLRVDVCYIKTSGREECLAGAQISLAEVSSSGEGSTQWYNLLNNKCLAEAGTEHRGAEDSPRRAEGPVSEPVAEITERPDDDKNAFISEEEWTSEHLEGEFWEEGEGSDAEAAEVQEDEESYPETSRRAGEEGTAGQAYTGRITERANKETSTDSLAQAASVVRPKERRAAAPQQTPLVRGNTIIRSKTFSPGAQSQYVCRINRSDSDSSTLSKRSPFVRNASERRSVRVKRPVLQARGLDGLLRTSLDMELDLQVSKTKHSRLNQELEVLRQLKEQLEQARAQGRSELPAWVQQDERFRLLLKQAEKQTEEEQQQELRVERMMRTAAKDVHRIRGQSWKEAREVHSFREKMAFFTRAKITIPDLPADDV; from the exons ATGCCGAGGAAGGAGTTACCATTGCCGCAGGGTTGGGAAGAAGCCCGGGATTTTGACGGGAGGGTTTATTACATCGACCACATCAATAAAACGACGAGCTGGATCGACCCCAGAGACAG GCAGACGAAACCTTTAACTTTTGCTGACTGCATCGGAGATGAGTTGCCTGTGGGCTGGGAGGAGGCCTATGACCCAAAGGTTGGAGCCTATTATGTTGACCACAACACTA AGACCACCCAGCTGGAGGACCCGCGGGCTCAGTGGCAGTGGGAGCAGGAGAACATGCTGCGCGAGTACCTGGAAGTGGCCCAGGACGCTCTGAACGCGCAGAGGGAGATCTACCAGGTCAAGGAGCAGCGGCTGAAACTGGCCCAGCAAGAGTACCGGCAGCTCAACGAAGTCTGGAAGGACAAGTCCACGTCTCGGACGAGCT TGAATTCAGGATCCTCCTCCAGCAGTAAATACGACCCAGAGATTCTCAAAGCAGAAATTGTGACTGCCAAAAGCAGG GTTAACAAGCTCAAGAGAGACCTGGCGCACATGAGGCAGGAGCTGCAGTATAAAGAGCAGGGCTACGAAACGCTGAAGGA AATCGACCAGAAGGTGTCCCAGGCGCCCTGCGGGTACAAGCTGCACGAAGCGCAGGCCATCCTGAACGAGGTGAAGTCAATCAAAGATGCCATCAGCCTgggggagaaggagaagaaggagctcatGCAG AAACTTGCCATCCTGAAAGATGGATTTCGATTGACTTCTGGGTCGCAGAGTGACCTCTGGGACAGTACTTCCTCGCTAGCGGACTCCAGCCTCTCCATCCCCCACCTCTACTCCGACGCAGAGTCGCAGACTGACCTTCCGGGAGAC CTGGCATTGAGCAGCAACAATAAACTAGCTGAAAAGGTCCGGTTGAGCCTGAAGTACGAGGAGGCCAAGAGAAG GATCGCCAACATTGAGGTTCAGATCGCCAAGCTGGACAGCGAGGCGTGGCCCGGGCTGCTGGACCCAGAGAGGGACCGCCTCATCCTGATCAGCGAGAAAGAGGAGCTCCTGAAGGAGCTGCAGTACGTCCGCCCTCGGAGGCGCGAGCCCGACGATGTGGCGAAGATCGAAACGGAAAAGAAGCGGCTGGAGAGGGACCTCCAGGCTGCCCGTGACAACCAGAGCAAAGCTCTCACCGAGAG GCTGAAGCTGCACAGCAGAAGGAATAAACTGGTGAAGGAACTTGAAGAAACTGCACGACTTGCATCTTCACTCCATTCACAGCTAAAGAG CCTGTCGGCCAGCACTCTCTCCTGCTCGTCCGGCAGCAGCCGCGGCTCCCTGGCCTCCAGCCGCGGCTCGCTGGCCGCCTCCAGCCCGGGCTCGTCCTCCTCGCTCAGCTTCACCGACCTCTACGGTGACCCGCCGGAGCCGGGGGACCCCGACTTCCAGGGCAGGCTGGACTGCGTGCTGCAGGAGGGGGCCGCCGGCTTCCGCCCGTCCAGCTCCATCACCACCATCCACGAGAACGAGGTCATCCGGACCCCCGGCgccgcccccggccccccgcGGGGGCAGGTCCCCAGGCTGTCCGAGACCCCCCGCTCCATGAGCTCCCTGTCGCCCAGGTCCTCCTTCTCCTCCCTGTCTCCTCCCTGCTCCCCGCTCCTCAGGGACCCCACGTTCCTGGGCGGGGAGGCGTTCCTGGGTCACGGCGGCGCTGGACTAGACCTGGAGCTGCAGGGCCGGCTGGCCGAGCTCCAGCTGGACGGCAGCGGGCAGCCCAGCGCCGAAGGCCAGCACGCCCCCCCGCCTCGCAGCGCGGCCCAGGAGCTTCACGCTACGCAGGGGAGCACGACTGCAGGCGCAGAGGCAGGAAGAG ATGGCAGCGCACCAGGCAGGGGCCCAGGCCCTGTGCTGAAAAGGCCGGGCGTCTCCTCAGCAGTGTCCGACGAGTCGGTAGCAGGAGACAGCGGAGTCTACGAGCCGTCCGAGCGAAG ACCTACAAGGCCAGCAGATGTGGTTTTAAATTCCGATGAAGGAGGATCCATAGGAACAGCTCAGATCCAACTGGGGATGAAGTACGACGCGAGAGAGAGACGATTTGCGGTATTCGTTGTGCAGCTTTGCAACGCATCTGTGCTGCCTTTACCCCTTGATGAGAAAAT ATACGTGCGTGTGGCTGTGCTCCCCTGCCCCCAGACGACGAGCTGCCTCTTCCGAACGAGGGCCTCGATCCCGCAGGACAAGCTGGAGTTCAGCGAGGTGTTCGGGGTTTCTGTGTCACTCGGGGCTCTCCGGCAGAAGACGCTGCGGGTGGACGTGTGCTACATCAAGACGTCCGGCCGGGAGGAATGCTTG GCTGGCGCTCAGATTAGCCTTGCAGAAGTGAGCAGCTCTGGGGAAGGATCGACCCAGTGGTACAACCTGCTCAACAACAAGTGCCTGGCAGAGGctggcacagagcacagaggagCAGAGGACTCCCCAAGACGTGCCGAG GGTCCTGTGTCAGAACCTGTGGCTGAAATCACTGAGAGACCAGATGAtgacaaaaatgcatttatttctgaGGAAGAATG GACCAGTGAGCACCTAGAAGGGGAGTTCTGGGAGGAGGGGGAAGGCAGTGATGCGGAGGCTGCTGAGGTGCAGGAGGATGAGGAGTCGTATCCAGAGACGAGCCGCCGCGCGGGAGAAGAGGGCACCGCTGGCCAGGCCTACACGGGCAGAATAACGGAGAGG GCGAATAAGGAGACCAGCACGGACAGCCTTGCGCAGGCGGCTTCGGTGGTCCGGCCCAAGGAGAGGCGAGCTGCAGCCCCCCAGCAGACCCCCCTCGTGAGGGGCAACACCATCATCCGCTCAAAGACCTTCTCTCCAGGAGCACAGAGCCAATACGTCTGCAGG ataaACCGGAGTGATAGTGACAGCTCCACCTTATCAAAGAGGTCTCCCTTTGTCCGAAACGCCTCGGAGAGACGCAGTGTTCGAGTGAAAAGG CCGGTTCTTCAAGCTAGGGGGCTTGACGGTCTGCTCCGGACCTCCCTGGACATGGAGCTGGATCTGCAAGTGTCCAAGACCAAGCACAGCCGCCTGAACCAGGAGCTGGAGGTACTTCGGCAGCTCAAAGAGCAGCTGGAACAGGCCCGCGCCCAGGGCCGGAGTGAGCTCCCCGCCTGGGTCCAGCAGGACGAGAGGTTCAGGCTGCTGCTGAAACAGGCCGAGAAGCAG ACCgaggaggagcagcagcaggagctcCGCGTCGAGAGGATGATGCGGACGGCGGCGAAAGACGTGCACAGGATCCGAGGGCAGAGCTGGAAGGAGGCCCGGGAAGTGCACTCGTTCAG GGAGAAGATGGCCTTTTTCACACGAGCCAAGATAACGATCCCCGATCTTCCGGCAGACGATGTGTAG